One window of Candidatus Poribacteria bacterium genomic DNA carries:
- the sppA gene encoding signal peptide peptidase SppA, which translates to MKLSKFCLQTYVFLLVLLIAISPVFADEHETEETPPPTKKYVEFTLSGTYTDTKTVSTFSTSTTKTLRGLFKKLDILKADDEIAGVIVKIDGVSVGWATLQEIRTKLHEFREAGKKTIGYLESGGNAEYLLATTMDRIVLMPTGSLNLTGLRAEVLFYKRLLDKLDIQADMLAMGKYKSGVEPYMRDGMSDEFRESMTALLDDLYARLLEHIAESREGMTVERASDLINRGPFTAEEAHQEKLVDTLQYYDELLTDLKEASEDEEVQITKPNYERKRKVPDMNSFAGLMQLLSMLNPPQRTRTGTAENQIALIYASGPILPDFDSLFASMSVVTPETLKKAFEKARSDDTVQAVVFRIDSPGGSALASDLIWREVMLTQREKPVVVSMGNVAASGGYYIAMAAGTIIAHPSTITGSIGVFGGKLNMKGLYNKVGLTKEIIAHGQNATLYSDYGGFTPTERERVEKMMKTVYEDFVRKAAAGRNKSFEEIDEIAQGRVWTGKQAKALGLVDELGGLDTALSIAKKQAGFADDDEVNLIVLPKQRPFFEQLLEQMIEDTESSMRVPLQLTANHPVLSTFGTQWQHVITWLSLFGFEDGTQVLTILPYNILIR; encoded by the coding sequence ATGAAATTATCAAAGTTCTGCTTACAAACGTATGTGTTTCTGCTGGTGCTGCTCATTGCTATTTCACCAGTGTTTGCTGATGAACACGAGACAGAAGAAACGCCGCCCCCCACAAAAAAATATGTTGAGTTCACACTGAGCGGCACCTACACCGATACCAAAACAGTCAGCACTTTCAGCACGTCCACGACAAAAACACTCCGAGGACTCTTTAAAAAATTAGATATACTCAAGGCGGATGATGAAATTGCTGGAGTTATCGTCAAAATAGATGGCGTCAGCGTAGGGTGGGCAACCCTCCAAGAGATCCGCACGAAACTTCACGAATTCCGAGAGGCAGGGAAAAAGACGATTGGATATCTGGAAAGCGGTGGTAATGCCGAATATCTCCTTGCCACTACGATGGATCGCATCGTTCTAATGCCTACGGGAAGCCTCAATTTAACCGGTTTACGTGCTGAAGTCCTTTTCTACAAAAGGTTACTGGACAAGTTAGACATCCAAGCCGATATGCTGGCGATGGGTAAATACAAATCCGGTGTTGAACCTTACATGCGCGATGGTATGTCCGATGAATTCCGTGAGTCGATGACTGCGCTGCTTGACGATTTATATGCCCGATTGTTAGAACATATCGCTGAGAGTCGAGAGGGTATGACCGTAGAAAGGGCATCGGATTTAATAAACCGCGGTCCATTCACCGCAGAAGAAGCACATCAGGAAAAATTGGTTGACACATTACAATACTACGATGAGCTTCTCACGGATCTCAAAGAAGCATCTGAAGATGAAGAGGTTCAGATCACTAAGCCGAACTACGAGCGCAAGCGGAAAGTGCCGGATATGAATAGTTTCGCTGGACTTATGCAGCTGCTCAGTATGTTGAATCCGCCCCAACGAACACGGACGGGTACTGCAGAGAACCAGATCGCGCTTATCTATGCCAGTGGACCGATTTTACCCGATTTTGATTCGCTCTTCGCTTCAATGTCAGTGGTCACACCAGAAACGTTAAAAAAGGCGTTTGAGAAGGCACGCTCTGACGATACCGTTCAGGCAGTTGTGTTCCGAATAGACAGCCCCGGTGGTTCCGCCCTCGCTTCGGATCTGATTTGGCGAGAGGTTATGCTCACACAACGTGAGAAACCCGTTGTTGTTTCCATGGGTAATGTCGCTGCCTCTGGTGGCTACTATATCGCGATGGCGGCGGGAACAATCATCGCACACCCAAGCACGATAACAGGCTCAATAGGTGTGTTCGGCGGTAAACTGAACATGAAGGGACTTTACAACAAGGTCGGTTTGACAAAGGAAATCATCGCACACGGACAGAACGCGACGCTCTATTCGGATTACGGCGGTTTTACTCCCACTGAACGGGAACGTGTCGAAAAGATGATGAAAACGGTCTATGAAGATTTTGTCCGTAAGGCGGCAGCAGGCAGAAACAAATCTTTTGAGGAAATCGACGAAATTGCACAAGGGCGAGTCTGGACAGGCAAACAGGCAAAGGCACTCGGACTCGTCGATGAACTCGGTGGATTGGACACTGCACTCTCTATCGCCAAAAAGCAGGCTGGTTTTGCCGATGATGACGAAGTTAACCTTATCGTGTTGCCGAAGCAGAGACCGTTTTTTGAACAACTTCTGGAACAGATGATCGAAGACACGGAGAGTTCAATGCGGGTGCCACTCCAATTAACTGCGAATCATCCTGTACTCTCCACATTTGGTACACAGTGGCAGCATGTCATCACATGGCTGAGTCTGTTTGGTTTTGAAGATGGAACACAGGTCCTAACAATTCTACCTTATAATATTTTGATCCGGTGA
- a CDS encoding phytanoyl-CoA dioxygenase family protein: MKSNNSFRVDLTDEQVAFFQENGYLSIPRITTDEEIEWLKGIYDELFTERTGEAEGRYFDLAGPRAHNGQETLPQVLGPEAQFPELRETIYFRNAQRLAAKLLSVEAQKVSGGGHMILKPAHYGNETPWHQDEAYWNPEVLPHSLSVWLPLDKATLESGCLQFIPQSHKGEVRWHRHINNDPLVHGLVTDDVDVSEAVACPIPAGGATFHHCRTLHYSAPNSTAEERRAYILVFGGPPKKLDKPARRPWQMEEQEALAELKSLAAERS; encoded by the coding sequence ATGAAATCCAACAATAGTTTCCGTGTTGACCTAACTGACGAACAGGTCGCCTTTTTTCAAGAGAACGGATACCTGAGCATTCCACGTATCACAACAGATGAAGAGATTGAATGGCTCAAAGGCATCTACGATGAACTCTTCACAGAACGGACTGGAGAGGCGGAAGGACGCTATTTCGATCTCGCCGGTCCGCGTGCGCATAACGGGCAAGAAACGTTACCACAAGTCTTAGGTCCAGAGGCACAATTTCCAGAACTCCGCGAGACTATCTATTTCCGAAACGCACAGCGGCTCGCTGCGAAATTGCTCAGTGTAGAAGCCCAAAAGGTCAGTGGTGGTGGGCACATGATTTTGAAACCCGCGCACTACGGCAATGAAACCCCGTGGCACCAAGACGAGGCGTACTGGAACCCCGAAGTCCTGCCGCATAGTTTGAGTGTTTGGCTGCCGCTTGACAAGGCAACACTTGAGAGTGGATGTCTTCAATTCATCCCACAATCGCATAAGGGAGAGGTGCGGTGGCATCGTCATATCAATAATGACCCACTCGTACACGGGTTGGTGACAGACGACGTTGACGTATCAGAGGCGGTGGCTTGTCCAATACCTGCGGGTGGTGCGACATTTCATCACTGTCGGACTTTACACTATTCCGCACCGAATAGCACAGCAGAAGAACGTAGAGCATATATCCTTGTCTTCGGCGGACCCCCCAAAAAGTTGGATAAACCCGCGCGCCGTCCGTGGCAAATGGAGGAACAGGAGGCACTCGCAGAACTAAAATCGTTAGCAGCAGAGAGATCGTAA
- a CDS encoding AAA family ATPase codes for MKIICTGISCSGRKELMANFKILCMKRKLNIGFFNVGDVMHRAAAEARVHFTDKVLDSDPAVLSLARRTAFYEIARRAEDYEHAIIGLHACFRWRGSLIEGFSFKDIEILLPDLLINVVDNITDISERMEKTPQWAEMGKAALNVWLDEEEFLTRQLAHFTEKPHYTVARQHDLENFYELLFSPKPKFYLSYPITLLRDTPKEIDKIREIGEKLSRSFIVFDPLTIKDMELVTLTKDESDDTPRVSEMGEEVIEQIQTRTISRDYQFVHQSDFVVVIYPTDKLSPGVLSEMNYASRHNKPVYAVYPGTRSIFFENLCDRIFDTFEELADFLTTTYKVDEN; via the coding sequence ATGAAGATTATTTGTACTGGCATCAGTTGTTCAGGTCGCAAAGAGTTGATGGCGAATTTTAAAATCCTTTGCATGAAAAGAAAACTGAACATCGGCTTTTTCAACGTCGGCGACGTTATGCACCGCGCCGCCGCGGAGGCTCGTGTCCATTTCACGGATAAAGTTCTCGATTCGGACCCAGCGGTTTTGTCATTAGCACGGCGCACGGCTTTCTATGAAATCGCTCGGCGCGCCGAAGACTATGAACATGCAATCATCGGATTACACGCCTGCTTTCGATGGCGCGGGAGTCTCATCGAAGGGTTTTCCTTTAAAGATATTGAAATCCTACTACCAGATCTCCTAATCAATGTCGTTGACAATATCACCGATATATCAGAACGGATGGAAAAAACGCCGCAGTGGGCGGAGATGGGAAAAGCAGCGCTCAATGTTTGGTTAGATGAAGAAGAGTTCCTAACACGGCAACTCGCACATTTCACAGAGAAACCGCATTACACCGTCGCAAGACAACACGATCTTGAGAATTTCTATGAACTCCTCTTCTCGCCGAAACCGAAATTTTATCTCAGCTATCCAATTACGCTCCTAAGAGATACTCCGAAGGAAATTGATAAAATTCGCGAAATTGGCGAAAAACTGAGTCGTTCATTTATCGTCTTCGATCCGCTCACAATCAAGGACATGGAACTCGTTACCCTCACGAAAGATGAAAGTGATGACACCCCGCGTGTGAGTGAAATGGGTGAAGAAGTAATTGAACAGATTCAAACGCGCACAATCTCACGGGATTACCAGTTCGTCCATCAGAGCGATTTTGTGGTTGTCATCTATCCAACAGACAAATTATCGCCCGGCGTTCTCAGCGAAATGAATTACGCTTCTCGCCATAACAAGCCAGTGTATGCAGTTTACCCTGGGACGCGGAGTATCTTCTTTGAGAACCTATGTGACCGGATTTTTGATACCTTTGAGGAGTTAGCAGATTTTCTAACGACCACGTATAAAGTAGATGAAAATTGA
- a CDS encoding RimK family alpha-L-glutamate ligase: MKIGILSRGPQNHSTRRLSEAALHAGHISEILDPFGFYLHIGDTTNRITYKGKPAEDFDVIVPRLSRTTARYGEEVVAHFEWIGTPVINRAKPIAAARHKFHSLRILAQHGLPIPPSLTVGSTTFLENAVAEIGNYPFILKPFYGTHGRGVMLLDTPTSLTSTVDALCDLHQDYVIQPFIAEADGTDIRVLVVGSEAIAAMKRSAPPGEFRANIHKGAVGEAITLTEEYTRLAIEATAALELEIAGVDLLETNEGPVVLEVNPSPGFEELESVTEIDIANAIIEFITSYVMP; encoded by the coding sequence ATGAAAATCGGTATCCTCTCCCGGGGACCCCAAAACCACTCCACACGCAGACTCAGCGAAGCTGCCCTACACGCAGGACACATCTCAGAAATTTTAGATCCCTTCGGTTTCTATCTCCATATAGGGGACACTACCAATCGCATCACTTATAAAGGGAAACCGGCAGAAGACTTTGATGTCATCGTGCCACGGCTCAGTCGAACGACAGCACGATATGGCGAAGAGGTCGTAGCACATTTTGAATGGATCGGCACGCCTGTAATTAATCGTGCAAAACCGATCGCGGCAGCACGGCACAAATTTCACTCGCTACGCATCCTTGCGCAGCATGGATTGCCTATCCCACCAAGCCTCACCGTCGGTTCCACCACATTTTTAGAAAACGCCGTAGCCGAGATAGGGAATTACCCGTTTATTTTAAAACCCTTTTACGGCACACACGGCAGGGGTGTAATGTTGTTAGATACACCTACGTCTCTCACTTCAACTGTGGACGCACTGTGTGACCTCCATCAGGATTATGTGATTCAGCCTTTCATCGCGGAAGCAGATGGAACTGACATCCGTGTTCTTGTCGTAGGTAGTGAAGCGATTGCAGCGATGAAACGGAGTGCACCGCCCGGCGAATTCCGAGCGAATATTCATAAAGGCGCGGTAGGAGAAGCGATTACACTAACGGAGGAATACACCCGTCTCGCGATAGAAGCAACCGCAGCACTTGAGTTAGAAATAGCCGGTGTCGATTTACTTGAAACAAACGAGGGCCCCGTTGTTCTGGAAGTCAATCCGTCGCCGGGATTTGAGGAATTGGAGTCAGTCACAGAAATCGATATTGCAAATGCGATTATCGAATTTATAACGTCGTATGTGATGCCATAA
- a CDS encoding glycosyltransferase family 4 protein, producing the protein MFNHEFPPIGGGGGWVSHFLGKHFAAAGHEVHLITSQFRDCPTDEQVEGFHVHRVRALRKNPDVCAVHEMLTYAVSSSLYGLRFAKQFQPDIVQVFFGIPAGGGAYLLQKLRKVPYVVFLGGRDVPSRNPDPPYYRWLYLLLKPIIRAIWRNASRVVACSEGLRELAQETDADVKMDMIPDGLDLGRFEPIQRDACPEKVRVLTIGRLIPRKGFQFLIRALPQIIEKAAHNFEIEIVGDGPYHGELLRLAENLGVASHIHFTGSVPYSELPQKYRDADIFTLPSLAEGMPLVVLEAMGTGLPIVASRVQGIDELVVEDVNGALFEAGNVDGLAHALLKLINAGEGRVEMGKASVERVKPYDWKHIADAYLALYADILGKGEQ; encoded by the coding sequence ATGTTCAATCACGAATTTCCACCGATCGGTGGCGGTGGCGGTTGGGTCAGTCATTTTTTAGGCAAACACTTCGCGGCGGCGGGACATGAGGTGCATCTAATTACCTCTCAGTTTCGTGATTGTCCGACAGACGAGCAGGTGGAAGGTTTCCATGTGCATCGTGTGCGTGCGCTGCGAAAAAACCCTGATGTGTGTGCAGTCCACGAAATGCTGACTTACGCGGTGAGTTCAAGTCTCTATGGGCTGCGGTTTGCGAAGCAGTTTCAACCGGATATCGTCCAAGTCTTTTTTGGGATTCCTGCGGGCGGCGGTGCGTATCTTCTGCAAAAACTTCGCAAGGTGCCGTATGTCGTATTTTTAGGCGGGCGTGACGTGCCAAGCCGCAATCCCGATCCGCCCTATTATCGGTGGTTATACCTGCTGCTGAAGCCCATCATCCGAGCAATTTGGAGGAATGCTTCAAGAGTTGTTGCCTGTAGTGAAGGCTTACGCGAACTTGCGCAAGAAACAGATGCGGATGTGAAGATGGATATGATTCCTGACGGCTTGGACTTGGGGCGTTTTGAACCAATCCAACGCGATGCTTGCCCAGAAAAAGTCCGAGTCCTCACCATTGGGAGGCTCATCCCTCGCAAAGGATTCCAGTTTCTGATTCGCGCACTCCCTCAAATTATTGAAAAGGCGGCACATAACTTTGAAATTGAAATTGTTGGTGATGGACCCTATCATGGAGAGCTCCTAAGATTAGCAGAAAATCTTGGTGTCGCCTCACACATCCACTTTACAGGGTCAGTCCCGTATTCCGAATTACCACAAAAATATCGCGATGCCGACATTTTCACCCTACCCTCACTTGCAGAAGGGATGCCCCTCGTCGTTTTGGAGGCGATGGGAACCGGACTTCCGATCGTTGCCAGTCGTGTTCAAGGTATTGATGAACTCGTGGTGGAGGATGTTAATGGTGCATTGTTTGAGGCGGGGAATGTTGACGGACTTGCGCACGCTCTCCTCAAACTGATTAACGCCGGTGAAGGTCGTGTTGAGATGGGGAAAGCAAGTGTTGAACGTGTCAAACCCTACGATTGGAAACACATCGCCGACGCTTATTTAGCCCTCTACGCTGATATTTTAGGGAAAGGAGAACAGTAA
- a CDS encoding Gfo/Idh/MocA family oxidoreductase: MEPLRIGFLGAGGFARHTIYPALHLAPVALQAVCDADENRAKDAAGKFGTGRYYTDRHEMFEKEDLEAVIISMGPDPRQPLVLETLAAGYHVFTPKPPAPSLEETIALAEAAEKHSKTLMVNFQRRFSLGVREARQIMQTESFGQLTQLFCSFCSGKYPTVKSYLLDFAIHHFDLARHIAGADVKELSVFHNEVDGQGAFAVAVEYTNGAVGSLQLSSQRLWQRNYDYIEITGQHEYIVLDGLWGAQHFTESGNTFTSNFSDQRNGELTGDGISLTEFANSIREDREPISSIHDCVGTMRFYDAVLQRKKGVISL, encoded by the coding sequence ATGGAACCTCTTCGGATTGGATTTCTCGGTGCCGGTGGTTTTGCAAGGCACACCATTTATCCTGCCCTACATCTCGCCCCTGTCGCATTGCAAGCCGTTTGTGATGCCGACGAAAATCGTGCAAAAGACGCTGCTGGCAAATTCGGCACAGGCAGATACTACACTGATCGGCACGAAATGTTTGAAAAAGAAGACTTGGAAGCAGTCATCATCTCCATGGGACCTGACCCGAGACAGCCGCTTGTACTTGAAACGCTTGCGGCGGGGTATCATGTATTTACACCAAAACCGCCAGCACCCTCTCTTGAGGAAACGATTGCTTTGGCAGAAGCCGCAGAAAAACACAGCAAAACACTCATGGTGAACTTCCAGCGTAGGTTCAGCCTCGGTGTGCGTGAGGCGAGGCAAATCATGCAGACCGAATCCTTCGGGCAACTCACCCAACTTTTCTGCTCGTTCTGCAGCGGTAAATACCCGACGGTCAAAAGTTATCTGCTCGATTTCGCTATCCACCATTTCGATTTGGCGCGTCACATCGCCGGTGCGGATGTGAAGGAACTCAGCGTTTTTCACAATGAAGTCGATGGACAAGGTGCTTTCGCTGTTGCTGTAGAATACACCAACGGCGCGGTGGGAAGTTTGCAGCTGAGCAGCCAACGGCTCTGGCAGCGCAACTATGACTATATTGAAATCACCGGACAGCACGAATACATCGTTTTAGATGGATTGTGGGGGGCGCAACATTTCACCGAATCCGGGAACACGTTTACCTCAAACTTTTCTGATCAGCGCAACGGTGAACTGACAGGTGACGGGATCAGCCTTACCGAATTTGCCAACTCGATTCGTGAAGACCGAGAACCGATATCGAGTATCCATGACTGTGTCGGCACGATGCGGTTCTACGATGCTGTCCTTCAACGCAAAAAAGGGGTTATTAGCCTTTAG
- a CDS encoding MFS transporter, translated as MRINLAFADSSTVLPAFIHKLSGSDILVGLTGSMMTAGWMWPQLLMSNLLEHRPRKMPFYALGMSVRVLAWLAVFFCTITIGERNPMLLAASFLGLYFLSSSAMGVSTLPYMDIVSKAIAPQQRARFFSLRQLYGGFFAIWVGFLVRAVLGDESEFTGILGSITQTFKTGTMYFIGSICRLETDLGFPYNYAFLFVCSVAAAFFSFVSFLGVREPIRPVHPNRQPMWQHIKHGAYFLRTDINYRRFIFFRVFAHLSGMASPFYVPYALNELKFSEATIGFFIVCSALSGVISNTFWGYIGERYGVRWLLIITAGLMGIPPALAFSSGILPVSLQMPAFFMIFIVGGILANGMMVGFMAYMLNIAPPRNRPSYIGFMNTLLMPVSFAPFLGGILARHIGYQWLFAISVGICLAAFHMGTKLEEIMHEDEMEEQTDD; from the coding sequence ATGCGCATCAACCTTGCATTCGCAGATTCATCGACGGTGCTACCTGCTTTTATCCATAAATTAAGTGGTTCCGATATTCTGGTCGGTTTGACCGGTTCAATGATGACAGCAGGGTGGATGTGGCCCCAGCTATTGATGTCTAACCTACTTGAACATCGTCCACGCAAAATGCCGTTTTACGCGCTCGGCATGAGCGTCCGCGTTTTGGCATGGCTTGCCGTCTTTTTCTGCACCATCACAATCGGTGAACGAAACCCAATGCTGCTTGCCGCCTCCTTTCTCGGACTCTACTTCTTATCCTCCTCCGCCATGGGCGTTTCGACGCTTCCTTATATGGACATCGTTTCTAAAGCGATAGCACCACAGCAGCGCGCCCGTTTCTTTAGCCTGCGACAACTCTATGGTGGCTTTTTCGCCATCTGGGTTGGATTTCTGGTTCGTGCGGTACTTGGAGACGAATCCGAATTTACGGGTATACTCGGTAGTATTACGCAAACCTTCAAAACGGGCACCATGTATTTTATCGGTTCTATCTGTCGTCTGGAGACCGACCTTGGATTTCCGTATAACTACGCTTTTCTCTTTGTCTGTTCAGTGGCCGCAGCATTCTTCTCTTTCGTGAGTTTCTTAGGCGTGCGTGAGCCTATTCGTCCTGTCCACCCGAATCGTCAACCGATGTGGCAACACATAAAGCACGGGGCATACTTCCTACGGACAGATATAAATTACCGACGCTTCATCTTCTTCCGTGTCTTTGCGCACCTTTCCGGGATGGCATCCCCTTTCTACGTGCCTTATGCACTGAACGAACTCAAGTTTTCAGAGGCGACGATAGGATTTTTCATTGTCTGTTCCGCACTCAGTGGTGTGATCTCAAATACATTTTGGGGATACATCGGCGAAAGATACGGCGTACGGTGGCTGCTGATTATCACAGCCGGACTGATGGGCATTCCTCCTGCGCTCGCCTTTTCTTCGGGCATACTGCCAGTTTCGTTACAGATGCCCGCCTTCTTCATGATTTTCATCGTGGGCGGTATTTTGGCAAACGGCATGATGGTCGGTTTTATGGCATATATGCTGAATATCGCGCCGCCGCGTAACCGCCCGAGTTACATCGGTTTCATGAACACGCTCCTCATGCCTGTGAGTTTCGCGCCGTTTTTGGGTGGGATCCTTGCACGTCATATCGGTTATCAGTGGTTATTCGCTATTTCGGTAGGTATCTGCCTCGCTGCTTTCCACATGGGAACAAAACTCGAAGAAATCATGCACGAAGACGAGATGGAAGAGCAAACTGACGACTAA
- a CDS encoding ATP-dependent Clp protease proteolytic subunit, whose translation MSVDTFDRLDPTFRHIQIELNKHLTKIEEIFEADAIVIYSAIDYDMITRFKSSVDLLENRKKRLVIILNTLGGLVEVVENIVGVTRHFYEEVYFLIPDCAMSAGTILAMSGDKIFMSYSSCLGPIDPQVVKEGKLISALAYINQYESLLEKAETGQVSSVEFALINKLDLGELHEFQQARELSIELLSKWLTSYHFKNWKVNQEQKEQKSKEIANSLSDNKLWHSHSRMITINVLNELGLKIEEIEKIEGLFKPLNNYTILLGDFISKINNTSFISSREFF comes from the coding sequence TTGAGCGTAGACACTTTTGACCGTTTAGATCCAACTTTTAGGCATATTCAAATTGAATTGAATAAACACCTAACTAAAATTGAAGAAATATTTGAAGCAGATGCTATTGTAATTTATAGTGCTATAGATTATGATATGATAACTCGATTCAAAAGTTCTGTTGATTTGCTTGAGAATAGAAAAAAACGTTTGGTAATAATACTAAACACTCTTGGTGGATTAGTTGAGGTGGTGGAAAATATAGTAGGTGTAACTCGGCATTTCTACGAAGAAGTATATTTTTTGATACCTGATTGTGCGATGTCAGCAGGAACTATCTTAGCCATGTCTGGAGATAAAATTTTCATGAGCTACTCATCTTGTTTAGGCCCTATTGATCCTCAAGTTGTTAAAGAAGGCAAACTTATTTCTGCATTAGCATATATAAATCAATATGAAAGTCTACTAGAAAAAGCAGAAACAGGTCAAGTTAGTAGTGTTGAATTTGCACTTATAAATAAACTTGATCTTGGTGAACTTCATGAATTTCAACAAGCTAGGGAATTATCAATAGAACTACTATCCAAATGGTTAACTTCCTATCATTTCAAAAATTGGAAAGTAAATCAAGAGCAAAAGGAACAAAAATCCAAAGAAATAGCTAACAGTCTTAGCGACAATAAATTATGGCACTCTCATTCTCGTATGATTACAATAAATGTGTTAAACGAACTGGGTTTAAAGATAGAAGAAATAGAAAAAATAGAAGGTCTTTTTAAACCTCTTAACAATTACACTATTTTGTTGGGTGATTTTATATCTAAAATAAATAATACATCATTCATTAGCAGTAGAGAATTTTTCTAA
- a CDS encoding RNA-guided endonuclease TnpB family protein — translation MYSTNYKLFRAPRLKHLKRKTWIAHTIWNYFLGWQRTRHSLGLPYLSYREMSREFTILRNSHPEMFSHWGELDSWAARNVLKRLDNGYQRFFKKIAKRPPRFRSFRKPYSFTMCPSGYKFDKPIGGDKGFGIYSDRVTIMQKTYRFNLSRPIYGNIKTVTIKEDSLGDFYMSVVTDHVKSHLKPMTGNAAGFDMGIKTMLTASNGKKYESPQFFTESIDKVRIANRQLSTKLSGSNNRERARQHHARMHRKLARQREDHHWKLALELSRRFDILCFETLNLDGMKRLWGRKVSDIGFYSFMQKMKWQAKKRGKQVECIDQWQPTTSVCHVCDNKVKLDLNDREWTCHRCNTHHDRDVNAAINILKIGLTKHCKLDII, via the coding sequence ATGTATTCTACTAACTACAAACTCTTTCGTGCGCCGCGTTTAAAGCACCTAAAGCGTAAAACGTGGATAGCACATACAATATGGAATTACTTTTTGGGTTGGCAACGCACGCGACACTCTCTTGGTCTGCCGTATCTCTCTTATAGAGAAATGTCGCGTGAGTTTACCATTCTGCGTAATTCTCATCCGGAGATGTTTTCACATTGGGGAGAACTTGATTCATGGGCGGCAAGAAATGTGCTTAAACGACTGGATAATGGTTATCAACGTTTCTTTAAGAAAATCGCGAAACGTCCGCCAAGGTTCAGGTCTTTTCGCAAGCCTTATTCATTCACAATGTGTCCATCTGGATACAAATTTGATAAACCCATAGGAGGTGACAAAGGATTTGGCATCTACAGCGATAGAGTAACTATCATGCAGAAAACTTACCGATTTAATCTGAGTCGCCCTATTTACGGCAACATAAAGACTGTTACTATCAAAGAAGATTCACTTGGCGATTTTTACATGTCCGTTGTTACTGATCATGTTAAATCACATCTCAAGCCAATGACGGGTAATGCTGCAGGGTTTGATATGGGAATCAAAACAATGCTAACAGCATCTAACGGCAAGAAATATGAATCGCCTCAGTTTTTCACAGAATCCATTGATAAAGTAAGAATTGCCAATCGCCAACTTTCCACAAAACTGAGTGGAAGCAACAACAGAGAACGTGCAAGACAGCATCATGCACGAATGCACCGCAAACTTGCGAGACAGCGCGAAGATCACCACTGGAAACTGGCACTCGAACTTTCCAGAAGATTTGATATTCTGTGCTTTGAAACGTTAAATCTTGACGGCATGAAACGACTGTGGGGTCGCAAAGTTTCTGATATAGGATTCTACTCATTCATGCAGAAAATGAAGTGGCAAGCAAAGAAACGTGGCAAACAAGTTGAGTGCATTGATCAATGGCAACCTACTACTTCAGTGTGTCATGTCTGCGATAACAAAGTTAAATTGGATTTAAACGATCGTGAATGGACTTGTCACCGGTGTAATACTCATCATGACAGGGATGTCAATGCCGCTATAAATATTTTAAAAATAGGCTTGACAAAACATTGTAAATTAGATATAATTTAG